A region from the Aquipuribacter sp. SD81 genome encodes:
- a CDS encoding DUF4870 domain-containing protein, whose protein sequence is MSDPNTPAEPGPRPADQQPQPGSYQPGYQQPPPGYSQPGYQQPPPGYSQPGYAQPQQPGGVTQQDEKTWAMLGHIGGILISFVAGLIVYLVYKDRSAYLKQQGAEALNFQITVAIAYVAASVLSVIGIGLLLIPVVWIVAIVFGIIAGLAANRHENYRYPIAIRFVK, encoded by the coding sequence ATGAGCGACCCGAACACCCCGGCCGAGCCCGGCCCCCGGCCCGCCGACCAGCAGCCGCAGCCCGGCTCGTACCAGCCCGGCTACCAGCAGCCGCCGCCCGGGTACTCCCAGCCCGGCTACCAGCAGCCGCCGCCCGGGTACTCCCAGCCCGGGTACGCCCAGCCGCAGCAGCCGGGTGGCGTCACCCAGCAGGACGAGAAGACGTGGGCGATGCTCGGCCACATCGGCGGCATCCTCATCAGCTTCGTGGCCGGCCTCATCGTCTACCTCGTCTACAAGGACCGCTCCGCGTACCTCAAGCAGCAGGGCGCCGAGGCGCTCAACTTCCAGATCACGGTCGCGATCGCCTACGTCGCCGCCTCGGTTCTCAGCGTCATCGGCATCGGGCTGCTGCTGATCCCGGTCGTCTGGATCGTCGCGATCGTCTTCGGCATCATCGCCGGGCTCGCGGCCAACCGGCACGAGAACTACCGCTACCCCATCGCCATCCGGTTCGTGAAGTGA